One stretch of Cololabis saira isolate AMF1-May2022 chromosome 15, fColSai1.1, whole genome shotgun sequence DNA includes these proteins:
- the plekho1a gene encoding pleckstrin homology domain-containing family O member 1-A isoform X1, with the protein MKKSNQSRRGVQDSGPLVVQQPEKVGWIRKFCGRGIFRELWRSRYVVLRGDHLYISDKEVKDERKAQEVFDLAHYERSEELRKAKSRSKKNHSRFTVLRCRHPGNPVPNLVFLAVSPEEKESWVNALNVAIIKAKNRVLDEVTTEEDSALAHPTRDRAKIQHSRRLPTRGHLMAVASTSSHGMLTLDLVAEEDGFSLDYDDDLCESWENGFRVDLQRGSSNGGVRQRSGTDVSKLRVTSKEPKLKTSSLPRGSERSWGKQLHLETSKGHKNQQVLETQSRTPQPGKRFSMEGRNRCASMDEVHSSRPAMIRSEFRSALRRCTTEEEAGAASAQPVGQLHSLIAQRMQRAQELLEEMRLQELQKAKAERERGGSSTYLKGFESPRLHHLRGSDSPHSSRSSVSPKSKSSDSPRLRGKDSPRMRGRESPRSKAKRNRPKGTDSPRSKGSQSPATKAGDSPRLKDSHHLTDSPRSKSSDAVHSKLRGSSSSSSSKQSDSPVQKTCESTPRISEAEPSQGTGPDSPQARLIQSPHRGSRKQSPCQSPNSPNVSDSCDSSQGKTPEQHRSFPHRPPSQLTEEELEVERNRAEAERLLEEAVSSWKEAQEVLQEVMELQSQTLRRQRRRTYEKMTSSSSAAAGLPTATGAAEDEDAPASPTSPEDEDESETL; encoded by the exons GTGAAAGACGAGCGCAAAGCGCAGGAAGTGTTTGACCTGGCTCATTATGAGCGTTCAGAGGAGTTGAGGAAGGCAAAGAGTCGCAGCAAGAAAAATCACAGTCGCTTCACCGTCTTACGCTGCCGACATCCGGGAAACCCG GTTCCTAACCTGGTTTTTCTTGCGGTGAGTCCCGAGGAAAAGGAATCATGGGTCAATGCCCTCAACGTGGCCATCATCAAAGCCAAGAACAGAGTTTTAGACGAG GTGACCACTGAGGAGGACAGTGCGCTTGCTCATCCCACCAGAGACAGAGCCAAAATTCAACATAGCCGGCGTCTGCCGACCAGGGGACACCTCATGGCCGTG GCGTCAACGTCCTCCCATGGCATGTTGACCCTGGACCTGGTTGCAGAGGAGGACGGCTTCTCCCTCGACTATGACGACGACTTGTGTGAATCCTGGGAGAACGGGTTCCGGGTGGACCTGCAGAGGGGGAGCTCTAACGGAGGCGTGCGTCAGCGATCTGGCACCGACGTCTCAAAGTTGCGGGTGACTTCCAAAGAGCCAAAGCTGAAGACCAGCAGCCTTCCCAGGGGCAGTGAGCGGTCCTGGGGCAagcagctccatctggaaaCCTCCAAGGGCCACAAAAACCAGCAG GTCCTCGAGACTCAGTCTCGAACCCCGCAGCCAGGAAAGAGGTTCAGCATGGAGGGTCGGAATCGCTGTGCTTCCATGGATGAAGTCCACTCCTCCAG GCCAGCAATGATTCGCTCCGAGTTTCGCTCGGCTCTGCGTCGCTGCACGACGGAGGAGGAAGCCGGGGCGGCGTCGGCCCAGCCGGTGGGTCAGCTGCATAGCCTGATCGCTCAGAGGATGCAGAGAGcccaggagctgctggaggagatgAGGCTGCAG GAGCTGCAGAAGGCCAAAGCAGAGCGGGAGCGAGGAGGCAGTTCCACATACCTGAAAGGCTTTGAATCCCCTCGACTCCATCACCTTAGGGGCTCCGACTCTCCTCACTCAAG CAGGTCTTCCGTATCTCCAAAGAGCAAAAGCAGCGACTCCCCTCGTCTCCGGGGAAAAGACTCTCCTCGTATGAGAGGAAGAGAATCTCCTCGATCCAAAGCCAAGAGGAATCGCCCAAAAGGGACTGACTCTCCTCGCTCCAAAGGATCCCAGTCACCTGCAACTAAAGCTGGCGACTCTCCTCGACTGAAAGATTCACATCATTTGACTGATTCTCCTCGCTCAAAGAGCTCAGACGCAGTCCACTCAAAACTCAGGGGATCGTCCAGTTCCTCTTCCAGCAAGCAAAGCGACTCTCCCGTCCAGAAGACGTGCGAGTCAACCCCACGCATCAGTGAAGCCGAGCCCTCTCAGGGTACAGGACCTGATTCCCCGCAGGCCAGACTAATCCAGTCCCCCCATCGAGGGAGCAGGAAGCAGTCTCCTTGTCAGAGTCCAAACTCTCCTAACGTGTCTGATTCCTGTGATTCCTCCCAGGGCAAAACCCCTGAGCAACACCGCTCCTTCCCTCATCGGCCTCCCTCTCAACTTACGGAGGAGGAATTGGAGGTGGAGAGGAACCGGGCGGAGGCCGAGCGTCTGTTGGAGGAGGCTGTATCATCTTGGAAAGAAGCGCAGGAGGTTCTGCAGGAGGTGATGGAGCTGCAGAGCCAGACATTGAGACGGCAGCGTAGGAGGACGTACGAGAAGATGACGTCGTCGTCGTCAGCAGCGGCCGGACTGCCCACAGCAACCGGAGCAGCAGAAGATGAAGACGCCCCGGCCTCGCCCACCTCGCCCGAGGATGAAGACGAGTCGGAGACGCTTTGA
- the plekho1a gene encoding pleckstrin homology domain-containing family O member 1-A isoform X2 → MKKSNQSRRDSGPLVVQQPEKVGWIRKFCGRGIFRELWRSRYVVLRGDHLYISDKEVKDERKAQEVFDLAHYERSEELRKAKSRSKKNHSRFTVLRCRHPGNPVPNLVFLAVSPEEKESWVNALNVAIIKAKNRVLDEVTTEEDSALAHPTRDRAKIQHSRRLPTRGHLMAVASTSSHGMLTLDLVAEEDGFSLDYDDDLCESWENGFRVDLQRGSSNGGVRQRSGTDVSKLRVTSKEPKLKTSSLPRGSERSWGKQLHLETSKGHKNQQVLETQSRTPQPGKRFSMEGRNRCASMDEVHSSRPAMIRSEFRSALRRCTTEEEAGAASAQPVGQLHSLIAQRMQRAQELLEEMRLQELQKAKAERERGGSSTYLKGFESPRLHHLRGSDSPHSSRSSVSPKSKSSDSPRLRGKDSPRMRGRESPRSKAKRNRPKGTDSPRSKGSQSPATKAGDSPRLKDSHHLTDSPRSKSSDAVHSKLRGSSSSSSSKQSDSPVQKTCESTPRISEAEPSQGTGPDSPQARLIQSPHRGSRKQSPCQSPNSPNVSDSCDSSQGKTPEQHRSFPHRPPSQLTEEELEVERNRAEAERLLEEAVSSWKEAQEVLQEVMELQSQTLRRQRRRTYEKMTSSSSAAAGLPTATGAAEDEDAPASPTSPEDEDESETL, encoded by the exons GTGAAAGACGAGCGCAAAGCGCAGGAAGTGTTTGACCTGGCTCATTATGAGCGTTCAGAGGAGTTGAGGAAGGCAAAGAGTCGCAGCAAGAAAAATCACAGTCGCTTCACCGTCTTACGCTGCCGACATCCGGGAAACCCG GTTCCTAACCTGGTTTTTCTTGCGGTGAGTCCCGAGGAAAAGGAATCATGGGTCAATGCCCTCAACGTGGCCATCATCAAAGCCAAGAACAGAGTTTTAGACGAG GTGACCACTGAGGAGGACAGTGCGCTTGCTCATCCCACCAGAGACAGAGCCAAAATTCAACATAGCCGGCGTCTGCCGACCAGGGGACACCTCATGGCCGTG GCGTCAACGTCCTCCCATGGCATGTTGACCCTGGACCTGGTTGCAGAGGAGGACGGCTTCTCCCTCGACTATGACGACGACTTGTGTGAATCCTGGGAGAACGGGTTCCGGGTGGACCTGCAGAGGGGGAGCTCTAACGGAGGCGTGCGTCAGCGATCTGGCACCGACGTCTCAAAGTTGCGGGTGACTTCCAAAGAGCCAAAGCTGAAGACCAGCAGCCTTCCCAGGGGCAGTGAGCGGTCCTGGGGCAagcagctccatctggaaaCCTCCAAGGGCCACAAAAACCAGCAG GTCCTCGAGACTCAGTCTCGAACCCCGCAGCCAGGAAAGAGGTTCAGCATGGAGGGTCGGAATCGCTGTGCTTCCATGGATGAAGTCCACTCCTCCAG GCCAGCAATGATTCGCTCCGAGTTTCGCTCGGCTCTGCGTCGCTGCACGACGGAGGAGGAAGCCGGGGCGGCGTCGGCCCAGCCGGTGGGTCAGCTGCATAGCCTGATCGCTCAGAGGATGCAGAGAGcccaggagctgctggaggagatgAGGCTGCAG GAGCTGCAGAAGGCCAAAGCAGAGCGGGAGCGAGGAGGCAGTTCCACATACCTGAAAGGCTTTGAATCCCCTCGACTCCATCACCTTAGGGGCTCCGACTCTCCTCACTCAAG CAGGTCTTCCGTATCTCCAAAGAGCAAAAGCAGCGACTCCCCTCGTCTCCGGGGAAAAGACTCTCCTCGTATGAGAGGAAGAGAATCTCCTCGATCCAAAGCCAAGAGGAATCGCCCAAAAGGGACTGACTCTCCTCGCTCCAAAGGATCCCAGTCACCTGCAACTAAAGCTGGCGACTCTCCTCGACTGAAAGATTCACATCATTTGACTGATTCTCCTCGCTCAAAGAGCTCAGACGCAGTCCACTCAAAACTCAGGGGATCGTCCAGTTCCTCTTCCAGCAAGCAAAGCGACTCTCCCGTCCAGAAGACGTGCGAGTCAACCCCACGCATCAGTGAAGCCGAGCCCTCTCAGGGTACAGGACCTGATTCCCCGCAGGCCAGACTAATCCAGTCCCCCCATCGAGGGAGCAGGAAGCAGTCTCCTTGTCAGAGTCCAAACTCTCCTAACGTGTCTGATTCCTGTGATTCCTCCCAGGGCAAAACCCCTGAGCAACACCGCTCCTTCCCTCATCGGCCTCCCTCTCAACTTACGGAGGAGGAATTGGAGGTGGAGAGGAACCGGGCGGAGGCCGAGCGTCTGTTGGAGGAGGCTGTATCATCTTGGAAAGAAGCGCAGGAGGTTCTGCAGGAGGTGATGGAGCTGCAGAGCCAGACATTGAGACGGCAGCGTAGGAGGACGTACGAGAAGATGACGTCGTCGTCGTCAGCAGCGGCCGGACTGCCCACAGCAACCGGAGCAGCAGAAGATGAAGACGCCCCGGCCTCGCCCACCTCGCCCGAGGATGAAGACGAGTCGGAGACGCTTTGA